In Solanum stenotomum isolate F172 chromosome 6, ASM1918654v1, whole genome shotgun sequence, one DNA window encodes the following:
- the LOC125866959 gene encoding S-adenosylmethionine decarboxylase proenzyme, translating into MEMDLPVSAIGFEGFEKRLEISFVEPGLFADPNGKGLRSLSKAQLDEILGPAECTIVDNLSNDCVDSYVLSESSLFVYSYKIIIKTCGTTKLLLAIPPILRLAETLSLKVQDVRYTRGSFIFPGAQSFPHRHFSEEVAVLDGYFGKLAAGSKAVIMGSPDKTQKWHVYSASAGPVQSNDPVYTLEMCMTGLDREKASVFYKTEESSAAHMTVRSGIRKILPKSEICDFEFEPCGYSMNSIEGAAVSTIHITPEDGFSYASFESVGYDPKTMELGPLVERVLACFEPAEFSIALHADVATKLLERTCSVDVKGYSLAEWSPEEFGKGGSIVYQKFTRTPYCESPKSVLKGCWKEEEKEGKE; encoded by the coding sequence ATGGAAATGGACTTGCCAGTTTCTGCCATTggttttgaaggttttgaaAAGAGGCTCGAAATTTCTTTTGTCGAGCCTGGTCTGTTTGCTGATCCTAATGGAAAAGGACTTCGATCTCTCTCAAAGGCACAGTTGGATGAAATTCTCGGACCTGCTGAGTGCACCATTGTTGATAACCTATCAAATGACTGTGTTGATTCCTATGTGCTGTCTGAGTCGAGCCTCTTCGTTTATTCTTACAAGATAATCATCAAAACATGTGGCACCACAAAGTTGCTTCTTGCAATTCCGCCCATTCTAAGGTTGGCTGAGACGTTGTCTCTCAAAGTACAAGACGTGAGGTATACCCGTGGGAGCTTCATTTTCCCTGGTGCTCAATCGTTTCCTCACCGCCACTTTTCTGAAGAAGTTGCTGTCCTTGATGGATATTTTGGAAAGCTTGCTGCCGGTAGCAAGGCTGTGATTATGGGCAGTCCCGACAAAACACAGAAATGGCATGTTTACTCTGCCTCAGCTGGGCCTGTTCAGTCTAATGACCCTGTTTACACTCTTGAGATGTGTATGACTGGTTTGGACAGGGAGAAGGCATCTGTCTTCTACAAAACTGAAGAAAGCTCGGCTGCTCACATGACTGTTAGATCTGGCATAAGGAAGATCCTCCCCAAGTCTGAGATATGCGATTTTGAGTTTGAACCCTGTGGTTATTCTATGAATTCTATTGAAGGAGCTGCTGTTTCAACCATTCACATTACCCCGGAGGACGGCTTTAGCTATGCCAGCTTTGAATCTGTTGGTTATGATCCTAAAACCATGGAGTTGGGTCCCCTGGTTGAGAGGGTGCTTGCATGTTTTGAGCCAGCTGAGTTCTCTATTGCTCTGCATGCTGATGTTGCTACCAAGTTACTGGAGCGTACTTGCTCTGTTGATGTTAAGGGCTACTCTCTTGCTGAGTGGAGTCCAGAAGAGTTTGGCAAAGGCGGTTCCATTGTCTACCAGAAGTTCACTAGAACTCCTTACTGTGAATCTCCCAAGTCCGTTCTGAAGGGCTGCTGGaaggaggaagagaaagaaggAAAGGAGTAG